From a region of the Balaenoptera ricei isolate mBalRic1 chromosome 11, mBalRic1.hap2, whole genome shotgun sequence genome:
- the DALRD3 gene encoding DALR anticodon-binding domain-containing protein 3 isoform X2 → MRLGVEETLGALNAALGPGGPVWFKETRARHLRVRDFLAPRRALQARFGDDQVPERVVHAIVGLQGPGVAPVLSCAPTPAGLALQLRRSAVFERVLGAVAAYAAPTVPAAPGPRVVLHCPALRGSPCALRLSQLRAVLVADHLARALHAHRVSVRLVPAVRDPHMPTFLQQLRVDWPAASERAATEALRSRALAELTPARNAEALPSGALGRVCLKELVDERGRTTGYDPNLDSCLVTEDLLAVLAELQQAVQDWAEDSSLGLAAAPDAGTDSCMVVHVVSCEEEFQQQKLDLLWWKLDDQAPLRQKHLVCGPVKVAGAPGTLTAPEYYELRHAQVRKASALKHGRDLAQDPAWMEIFRVLSVATIKFEMLSTAPQSQLLLALADSSISTKGTKSGTFVMYNCARLATLFESYKCSMEQGLYPTFPPVSSLDFSLLHDEGEWLLLFNSVLPFPDLLGHTAALPRTAPGLHITARTELVCKFLVQLSMDFSSYYNRVHILGEPRPHLFGQMFARLQLLRAVREVLHTGLAMLGLPPLSHI, encoded by the exons ATGCGCCTTGGGGTAGAGGAGACGCTGGGAGCTCTCAACGCGGCCCTGGGGCCGGGCGGCCCAGTGTGGTTCAAGGAGACACGCGCCCGCCACCTGCGTGTCCGAGACTTCTTGGCACCGCGGCGCGCGCTGCAGGCGCGCTTCGGGGACGACCAG GTGCCCGAGCGCGTGGTTCACGCCATCGTAGGCCTGCAGGGTCCTGGCGTTGCCCCGGTACTGAGCTGCGCGCCAACCCCCGCGGGGCTGGCTCTCCAGCTGCGGCGGTCCGCCGTCTTCGAGCGCGTCCTCGGCGCCGTGGCCGCCTATGCCGCGCCCACCGTCCCCGCCGCCCCGGGCCCGCGCGTCGTCCTGCACTGCCCGGCGCTGCGCGGCAGCCCCTGCGCCCTCCGCCTGAGCCAGCTGCGTGCCGTGCTCGTGGCCGACCACCTGGCGCGAGCTTTGCACGCTCACAG GGTGAGTGTGCGCCTAGTGCCCGCCGTGCGGGACCCGCACATGCCGACCTTCCTGCAGCAGCTGCGGGTGGACTGGCCCGCGGCCTCAGAGAGAGCCGCGACCGAAGCCCTGAGGAGCCGCGCGCTTGCAGAGCTCACCCCTGCTCGTAACGCGGAAGCCCTGCCCTCTGGCGCCCTGGGCCGAGTGTGCCTGAAGGAGCTGGTGGACGAACGGGGACGCACAACTGGCTATGACCCCAACCTGGACAGCTGTCTGG TGACGGAGGATCTGCTCGCTGTGTTGGCGGAGCTGCAGCAGGCTGTGCAGGATTGGGCTGAGGACAGCTCCCTAGGCCTG GCCGCGGCCCCAGATGCTGGCACAGATAGCTGCATGGTTGTACATGTGGTGAGCTGTGAGGAGGAGTTCCAGCAACAGAAGTTGGACCTGCTTTGGTGGAAGTTGGATGACCAGGCTCCTCTCAGACAG AAGCACCTGGTCTGTGGCCCAGTGAAAGTAGCTGGTGCACCTGGCACCCTGACTGCCCCCGAGTACTACGA GCTCCGGCATGCCCAGGTGCGCAAGGCCTCAGCACTGAAGCACGGTAGGGACCTGGCACAAG ACCCAGCCTGGATGGAAATCTTCAGGGTTCTCTCTGTGGCAACCATTAAGTTTGAGATGCTCAGCACAGCCCCACAAAGTCAG CTTCTCTTGGCCCTGGCCGACAGCAGCATTTCCACAAAGGGCACCAAAAGTGGCACCTTTGTCATGTATAATTGTGCACGTCTTGCCACACTCTTTGAGAGTTACAAGTGCAGCATGGAACAAGGTCTGTACCCCACTTTCCCACCTGTGAGCAGTCTGGATTTCTCCCTGCTACATGATGAG GGTGAGTGGTTGCTGCTCTTCAACAGCGTCCTCCCCTTCCCAGACctgctgggccacacagcagcCCTGCCCCGCACAGCCCCAGGGCTCCACATCACTGCACGCACAGAGCTG GTGTGCAAGTTCCTGGTACAGCTCAGCATGGATTTCAGCTCATACTATAACCGGGTACACATCCTAGGG gAGCCTCGACCACACTTGTTTGGTCAAATGTTTGCCCGTCTGCAGCTTCTGCGGGCTGTGCGTGAAGTGCTCCACACCGGGCTGGCCATGCTGGGTCTCCCTCCACTGAGTCACATCTAA
- the DALRD3 gene encoding DALR anticodon-binding domain-containing protein 3 isoform X3 — MRLGVEETLGALNAALGPGGPVWFKETRARHLRVRDFLAPRRALQARFGDDQVPERVVHAIVGLQGPGVAPVLSCAPTPAGLALQLRRSAVFERVLGAVAAYAAPTVPAAPGPRVVLHCPALRGSPCALRLSQLRAVLVADHLARALHAHRVSVRLVPAVRDPHMPTFLQQLRVDWPAASERAATEALRSRALAELTPARNAEALPSGALGRVCLKELVDERGRTTGYDPNLDSCLVTEDLLAVLAELQQAVQDWAEDSSLGLAAAPDAGTDSCMVVHVVSCEEEFQQQKLDLLWWKLDDQAPLRQKHLVCGPVKVAGAPGTLTAPEYYELRHAQVRKASALKHDPAWMEIFRVLSVATIKFEMLSTAPQSQLLLALADSSISTKGTKSGTFVMYNCARLATLFESYKCSMEQGLYPTFPPVSSLDFSLLHDEHPSPPQGEWLLLFNSVLPFPDLLGHTAALPRTAPGLHITARTELVCKFLVQLSMDFSSYYNRVHILGEPRPHLFGQMFARLQLLRAVREVLHTGLAMLGLPPLSHI, encoded by the exons ATGCGCCTTGGGGTAGAGGAGACGCTGGGAGCTCTCAACGCGGCCCTGGGGCCGGGCGGCCCAGTGTGGTTCAAGGAGACACGCGCCCGCCACCTGCGTGTCCGAGACTTCTTGGCACCGCGGCGCGCGCTGCAGGCGCGCTTCGGGGACGACCAG GTGCCCGAGCGCGTGGTTCACGCCATCGTAGGCCTGCAGGGTCCTGGCGTTGCCCCGGTACTGAGCTGCGCGCCAACCCCCGCGGGGCTGGCTCTCCAGCTGCGGCGGTCCGCCGTCTTCGAGCGCGTCCTCGGCGCCGTGGCCGCCTATGCCGCGCCCACCGTCCCCGCCGCCCCGGGCCCGCGCGTCGTCCTGCACTGCCCGGCGCTGCGCGGCAGCCCCTGCGCCCTCCGCCTGAGCCAGCTGCGTGCCGTGCTCGTGGCCGACCACCTGGCGCGAGCTTTGCACGCTCACAG GGTGAGTGTGCGCCTAGTGCCCGCCGTGCGGGACCCGCACATGCCGACCTTCCTGCAGCAGCTGCGGGTGGACTGGCCCGCGGCCTCAGAGAGAGCCGCGACCGAAGCCCTGAGGAGCCGCGCGCTTGCAGAGCTCACCCCTGCTCGTAACGCGGAAGCCCTGCCCTCTGGCGCCCTGGGCCGAGTGTGCCTGAAGGAGCTGGTGGACGAACGGGGACGCACAACTGGCTATGACCCCAACCTGGACAGCTGTCTGG TGACGGAGGATCTGCTCGCTGTGTTGGCGGAGCTGCAGCAGGCTGTGCAGGATTGGGCTGAGGACAGCTCCCTAGGCCTG GCCGCGGCCCCAGATGCTGGCACAGATAGCTGCATGGTTGTACATGTGGTGAGCTGTGAGGAGGAGTTCCAGCAACAGAAGTTGGACCTGCTTTGGTGGAAGTTGGATGACCAGGCTCCTCTCAGACAG AAGCACCTGGTCTGTGGCCCAGTGAAAGTAGCTGGTGCACCTGGCACCCTGACTGCCCCCGAGTACTACGA GCTCCGGCATGCCCAGGTGCGCAAGGCCTCAGCACTGAAGCACG ACCCAGCCTGGATGGAAATCTTCAGGGTTCTCTCTGTGGCAACCATTAAGTTTGAGATGCTCAGCACAGCCCCACAAAGTCAG CTTCTCTTGGCCCTGGCCGACAGCAGCATTTCCACAAAGGGCACCAAAAGTGGCACCTTTGTCATGTATAATTGTGCACGTCTTGCCACACTCTTTGAGAGTTACAAGTGCAGCATGGAACAAGGTCTGTACCCCACTTTCCCACCTGTGAGCAGTCTGGATTTCTCCCTGCTACATGATGAG CACCCTTCTCCCCCACAGGGTGAGTGGTTGCTGCTCTTCAACAGCGTCCTCCCCTTCCCAGACctgctgggccacacagcagcCCTGCCCCGCACAGCCCCAGGGCTCCACATCACTGCACGCACAGAGCTG GTGTGCAAGTTCCTGGTACAGCTCAGCATGGATTTCAGCTCATACTATAACCGGGTACACATCCTAGGG gAGCCTCGACCACACTTGTTTGGTCAAATGTTTGCCCGTCTGCAGCTTCTGCGGGCTGTGCGTGAAGTGCTCCACACCGGGCTGGCCATGCTGGGTCTCCCTCCACTGAGTCACATCTAA
- the DALRD3 gene encoding DALR anticodon-binding domain-containing protein 3 isoform X1 yields MRLGVEETLGALNAALGPGGPVWFKETRARHLRVRDFLAPRRALQARFGDDQVPERVVHAIVGLQGPGVAPVLSCAPTPAGLALQLRRSAVFERVLGAVAAYAAPTVPAAPGPRVVLHCPALRGSPCALRLSQLRAVLVADHLARALHAHRVSVRLVPAVRDPHMPTFLQQLRVDWPAASERAATEALRSRALAELTPARNAEALPSGALGRVCLKELVDERGRTTGYDPNLDSCLVTEDLLAVLAELQQAVQDWAEDSSLGLAAAPDAGTDSCMVVHVVSCEEEFQQQKLDLLWWKLDDQAPLRQKHLVCGPVKVAGAPGTLTAPEYYELRHAQVRKASALKHGRDLAQDPAWMEIFRVLSVATIKFEMLSTAPQSQLLLALADSSISTKGTKSGTFVMYNCARLATLFESYKCSMEQGLYPTFPPVSSLDFSLLHDEHPSPPQGEWLLLFNSVLPFPDLLGHTAALPRTAPGLHITARTELVCKFLVQLSMDFSSYYNRVHILGEPRPHLFGQMFARLQLLRAVREVLHTGLAMLGLPPLSHI; encoded by the exons ATGCGCCTTGGGGTAGAGGAGACGCTGGGAGCTCTCAACGCGGCCCTGGGGCCGGGCGGCCCAGTGTGGTTCAAGGAGACACGCGCCCGCCACCTGCGTGTCCGAGACTTCTTGGCACCGCGGCGCGCGCTGCAGGCGCGCTTCGGGGACGACCAG GTGCCCGAGCGCGTGGTTCACGCCATCGTAGGCCTGCAGGGTCCTGGCGTTGCCCCGGTACTGAGCTGCGCGCCAACCCCCGCGGGGCTGGCTCTCCAGCTGCGGCGGTCCGCCGTCTTCGAGCGCGTCCTCGGCGCCGTGGCCGCCTATGCCGCGCCCACCGTCCCCGCCGCCCCGGGCCCGCGCGTCGTCCTGCACTGCCCGGCGCTGCGCGGCAGCCCCTGCGCCCTCCGCCTGAGCCAGCTGCGTGCCGTGCTCGTGGCCGACCACCTGGCGCGAGCTTTGCACGCTCACAG GGTGAGTGTGCGCCTAGTGCCCGCCGTGCGGGACCCGCACATGCCGACCTTCCTGCAGCAGCTGCGGGTGGACTGGCCCGCGGCCTCAGAGAGAGCCGCGACCGAAGCCCTGAGGAGCCGCGCGCTTGCAGAGCTCACCCCTGCTCGTAACGCGGAAGCCCTGCCCTCTGGCGCCCTGGGCCGAGTGTGCCTGAAGGAGCTGGTGGACGAACGGGGACGCACAACTGGCTATGACCCCAACCTGGACAGCTGTCTGG TGACGGAGGATCTGCTCGCTGTGTTGGCGGAGCTGCAGCAGGCTGTGCAGGATTGGGCTGAGGACAGCTCCCTAGGCCTG GCCGCGGCCCCAGATGCTGGCACAGATAGCTGCATGGTTGTACATGTGGTGAGCTGTGAGGAGGAGTTCCAGCAACAGAAGTTGGACCTGCTTTGGTGGAAGTTGGATGACCAGGCTCCTCTCAGACAG AAGCACCTGGTCTGTGGCCCAGTGAAAGTAGCTGGTGCACCTGGCACCCTGACTGCCCCCGAGTACTACGA GCTCCGGCATGCCCAGGTGCGCAAGGCCTCAGCACTGAAGCACGGTAGGGACCTGGCACAAG ACCCAGCCTGGATGGAAATCTTCAGGGTTCTCTCTGTGGCAACCATTAAGTTTGAGATGCTCAGCACAGCCCCACAAAGTCAG CTTCTCTTGGCCCTGGCCGACAGCAGCATTTCCACAAAGGGCACCAAAAGTGGCACCTTTGTCATGTATAATTGTGCACGTCTTGCCACACTCTTTGAGAGTTACAAGTGCAGCATGGAACAAGGTCTGTACCCCACTTTCCCACCTGTGAGCAGTCTGGATTTCTCCCTGCTACATGATGAG CACCCTTCTCCCCCACAGGGTGAGTGGTTGCTGCTCTTCAACAGCGTCCTCCCCTTCCCAGACctgctgggccacacagcagcCCTGCCCCGCACAGCCCCAGGGCTCCACATCACTGCACGCACAGAGCTG GTGTGCAAGTTCCTGGTACAGCTCAGCATGGATTTCAGCTCATACTATAACCGGGTACACATCCTAGGG gAGCCTCGACCACACTTGTTTGGTCAAATGTTTGCCCGTCTGCAGCTTCTGCGGGCTGTGCGTGAAGTGCTCCACACCGGGCTGGCCATGCTGGGTCTCCCTCCACTGAGTCACATCTAA
- the DALRD3 gene encoding DALR anticodon-binding domain-containing protein 3 isoform X4, whose translation MRLGVEETLGALNAALGPGGPVWFKETRARHLRVRDFLAPRRALQARFGDDQVPERVVHAIVGLQGPGVAPVLSCAPTPAGLALQLRRSAVFERVLGAVAAYAAPTVPAAPGPRVVLHCPALRGSPCALRLSQLRAVLVADHLARALHAHRVSVRLVPAVRDPHMPTFLQQLRVDWPAASERAATEALRSRALAELTPARNAEALPSGALGRVCLKELVDERGRTTGYDPNLDSCLVTEDLLAVLAELQQAVQDWAEDSSLGLAAAPDAGTDSCMVVHVVSCEEEFQQQKLDLLWWKLDDQAPLRQKHLVCGPVKVAGAPGTLTAPEYYELRHAQVRKASALKHGRDLAQDPAWMEIFRVLSVATIKFEMLSTAPQSQLLLALADSSISTKGTKSGTFVMYNCARLATLFESYKCSMEQGLYPTFPPVSSLDFSLLHDETCWATQQPCPAQPQGSTSLHAQSWCASSWYSSAWISAHTITGYTS comes from the exons ATGCGCCTTGGGGTAGAGGAGACGCTGGGAGCTCTCAACGCGGCCCTGGGGCCGGGCGGCCCAGTGTGGTTCAAGGAGACACGCGCCCGCCACCTGCGTGTCCGAGACTTCTTGGCACCGCGGCGCGCGCTGCAGGCGCGCTTCGGGGACGACCAG GTGCCCGAGCGCGTGGTTCACGCCATCGTAGGCCTGCAGGGTCCTGGCGTTGCCCCGGTACTGAGCTGCGCGCCAACCCCCGCGGGGCTGGCTCTCCAGCTGCGGCGGTCCGCCGTCTTCGAGCGCGTCCTCGGCGCCGTGGCCGCCTATGCCGCGCCCACCGTCCCCGCCGCCCCGGGCCCGCGCGTCGTCCTGCACTGCCCGGCGCTGCGCGGCAGCCCCTGCGCCCTCCGCCTGAGCCAGCTGCGTGCCGTGCTCGTGGCCGACCACCTGGCGCGAGCTTTGCACGCTCACAG GGTGAGTGTGCGCCTAGTGCCCGCCGTGCGGGACCCGCACATGCCGACCTTCCTGCAGCAGCTGCGGGTGGACTGGCCCGCGGCCTCAGAGAGAGCCGCGACCGAAGCCCTGAGGAGCCGCGCGCTTGCAGAGCTCACCCCTGCTCGTAACGCGGAAGCCCTGCCCTCTGGCGCCCTGGGCCGAGTGTGCCTGAAGGAGCTGGTGGACGAACGGGGACGCACAACTGGCTATGACCCCAACCTGGACAGCTGTCTGG TGACGGAGGATCTGCTCGCTGTGTTGGCGGAGCTGCAGCAGGCTGTGCAGGATTGGGCTGAGGACAGCTCCCTAGGCCTG GCCGCGGCCCCAGATGCTGGCACAGATAGCTGCATGGTTGTACATGTGGTGAGCTGTGAGGAGGAGTTCCAGCAACAGAAGTTGGACCTGCTTTGGTGGAAGTTGGATGACCAGGCTCCTCTCAGACAG AAGCACCTGGTCTGTGGCCCAGTGAAAGTAGCTGGTGCACCTGGCACCCTGACTGCCCCCGAGTACTACGA GCTCCGGCATGCCCAGGTGCGCAAGGCCTCAGCACTGAAGCACGGTAGGGACCTGGCACAAG ACCCAGCCTGGATGGAAATCTTCAGGGTTCTCTCTGTGGCAACCATTAAGTTTGAGATGCTCAGCACAGCCCCACAAAGTCAG CTTCTCTTGGCCCTGGCCGACAGCAGCATTTCCACAAAGGGCACCAAAAGTGGCACCTTTGTCATGTATAATTGTGCACGTCTTGCCACACTCTTTGAGAGTTACAAGTGCAGCATGGAACAAGGTCTGTACCCCACTTTCCCACCTGTGAGCAGTCTGGATTTCTCCCTGCTACATGATGAG ACctgctgggccacacagcagcCCTGCCCCGCACAGCCCCAGGGCTCCACATCACTGCACGCACAGAGCTG GTGTGCAAGTTCCTGGTACAGCTCAGCATGGATTTCAGCTCATACTATAACCGGGTACACATCCTAG